Part of the Quercus lobata isolate SW786 chromosome 6, ValleyOak3.0 Primary Assembly, whole genome shotgun sequence genome, ATAAAACTTTGTGTCTCAAAACTTTCTTCTTCTAAACAAAACTCTCTTTATAAATAGAGCTTTCCCTATGTACCATGCATCTTAATTTGTTTATTGTTGTCAAATCAAGTTATGAATAATTCCTAGATGAAACAAAGAGTTTTATCAATagtttctcatttttattttctactttaTTACTTTCCAGAATCACAGAAATGAAATAACGAAGATGGAAAGAGACTTTAAATTGAAacgtttttataaatttgaagcTGTACtggataaaattaaaaatgtagGACTAATCTGAAACATTGGGTAAACTCTACTCTAGGcttcttattataattttcGCTTACCTTTTAACACACATATTCCCTGTAATTATATTGTGACAAAAATTTGGGACAATTATCATAAATCAGCTCTCTTTCTGTTGTTGTGCTCTCCTCTTAGTTAAGAAATTGACACCCTTTTTTTGGCTTTCGGTAGATGTACTTAATTGTgacttgccataggttttcCAGCATTTTTCTACAATCATACGCAAGAATCAAAATCAGAGGTGATGGATTGTTATTATTAGTTAGCCACATTATGTCAGTAAAGATTCAGTTTCTTCTACTAACACTTTCTTAAATTCCTTATTCCAGTGAGTAATAAACCGAATTTAATAGCCCATACTTCAAGTTATACTTCTAGTCCATCCTAGAGCACCTATTagtaaatatttaatttcaatgTTGGAAAAGGTGGACATTGTTTTGAATTCAGTGTGTGTGAAAGAGCTAAATTGATGATTTTCAATGGAAGCacaaattcataaatttatttgcATTGTTTTGACTTGTAAGTTAGCACTTGTAAAatgagaatttttgttttttttggcaGGGTTTAGACCCAAGAGCCACAGCCAACTTATTTATGGATGCAATGTGCATTGgagaaaaaatcataaatgacGAAGACTGCTTCATACTAAAGATAGATACAGGGGCAGCAATTCGCGAGGCTCAAAGCAGTCCAAACTATGAGATTATCCACCACACAATATGGGGATACTTCAGCCAACGTTCAGGCCTTTTGATTCAATTTGAAGACTCGAGGCTGCTTAGGATGAAAACTCAATCTGAAGAGGACGTGTTCTGGGAAACCAGCACTGAATCAATCATGGAGGATTATAGGTACGTTGATGGTGTAAACATTGCACACAGTGGCAAGACTCACATCACGATTTATAGATATGGAGAGCAATCTGCTAACCACAAGAGGGAGTTGGAAGAGAAATGGAAAATTGATGAGGTTGATTTCAACATATGGGGCTTAACAATGGAAAGCTTTCTGCCTCCAGCTGAACTAGGAAAAAATTAatccagcaaaaaaaaaaaaatatatatatatatatatatatatacttgtaggTGAGTCCACTGCCCCAGCTCAATTAATGGAACGTGCTTGTGCTCGAACTCTCAACCTTGGACTCGTTGGATAATACATACTATAAATGATTAGTATTAAGTTAAATACTAGCAAAAGCATGCTAGTGCTTGAACTTTCAATCTTGGACCCGTTAGATAATTTACACTGTAATTAatgagtattaatttttttttttttttttaagtgtaaatACTAGCAAATCGGAAAGCAATGCTCTGATAGTTGATaccacccaaaaaaaggaacaatcaaagaaacaaagaacatTTCTTATTTAGCAGCTGCTTAAGAGTTTTGTTTTATGTCGCATTGCTTTTTGACGTACATGTATTATATTGTGAGGCTTTTGCGTAACATATCTTAAGAtgagtgttaattttttaaatctcatgTCCTTGTCCATGTAGTGTTACGGGTTAAAACTTATATTTCAAACATTTATTTGACCTAAAACAAAAGGTACATTTTATCGGTGGACTGTAATTGATTAAGGTTTAAGGATGCTTTTAAAGTTATACAGAGAGTAGTATTGTGTTCAGAATCGTGAAGCATTGTTTTGAAGCACCAGATCtaacaatttgatttttctcaCCCGTTTTGGCTGTAATCAAAGCTTTCATATCTTTCTCGTCAAgctgtttctccaaaaaaaaaacatctttctCGTCAAGCTGCAAAATAATCTTATAATAGAAAtgttttcatattaaaaaaaaatgttgtattaaaatttacattaaGTGCTAATCATAcccataattaaaattttaaaactcaattaaCTTGTTTTTCTAATTACCAGATGGAATTGTAAAGCTTTTGCTACTAACAAGTGTATATATTCTTGTCACATGATTAAATTGAAGAAAGCTTGTCGAATTGATGAAGCACATAAAGTCTTGTACCCTTTACTAAATCCAATTGCTTTAGTTACTCAACTTTGGGAGACTCGGTTTTTCCCTCAAAAAACTCAAGAATTTCGCTATTAATAATAAGTAATGATAGagattttttcttcaataaatcTATTTAgttttctatccaaaaaaaaaaaaaagtaatgatagagataataaaaattctactacATCACAAACTTAATGAGAAATTTTACTACATTACAAACTTATTAGTTCCTCAACATTATGGCACCAATCACATTTATTTGTCACATTAGTTTATAAACATTTtaattgtagtaaaataaatagcattttttttgggtataaaagAGTAATAAAGTACAATGGCAACTAAATTATAAGCAATTTAGGTATAACCTCCTGATGGGTCATACAAATTGAACTCTAATGGATCAACCTTGGATAATCCTGGTAGTGCAAGTCGAGAGGGTTTGATTAGAGATCATCATGGAGATTGGTTAAAGGATATGCTAGACCTCTTGGTATCGCTAAAAGCCTGTTTGGATAGAGGGGGAAGAAGGAGGAGTGGTGGGGAGTAAAGtagtgttggctaaaaataagctaattttgtgttaaatctACTTTACTTTATACTACTCCCCCTCCCTTCCCCTCAATTCAAACGAACCATAATAGTTTTACTGCAAAACTCTAGACTTCAATAATAGTTTTACCATAGAACTATGGACTTTGAGGGGTGGTCTTATCCTTACTAGAGATATTAGAATTAAGTATCTCATTGTTGAGGTAGATGCTTGGAGTGTAGTTCAAGCAATGAATAGTGACAAAACTAACCTGCTAGTGAAACTTCTACTATCTTATTGCAATAGCTTATTGAAAGCTATCTCCAACAAGCAGGTTGAACATGTTTAATAGCAAAACTAACCAATGTGTTGATACATTTTGAAGTTTGGATCAAGATCTATTATTCATTTTGTATCTTTTAATGAATAATCACATATAATGGAGAACTTGCTAGCTTTTGATATGACTGAATTATTTTGTGATGGACTTATTAATTCTTAATctatttactaaaaaaactCTTAATCTATGCATATCCCCttttaatccaaaaataaaaaataaataataagcaATTTATTAAGCCTTAGGCTTCATTTGAGAGTTCATAAGAGAACGGAATAGAATAATCATGAGagaaatggaaaggaatggaatgtatttattaatagattatttttttaaagttttgataccacttttatagaaaatattaaaaattataaattaaaaattaaatttaaaaaaaaaattaagatatttttttaaattaatacttGCATTTAACGAGTGCCTCATGACCCTTTATTTAATTAAACTCCCGGATGATCCAGTTAGGTACAACCCTCAATGGAAATCAATAATTTAAGAGGCAAATGTCAAAGTACCATTAATCAATGAATTGTATATTTAATGACAGTATGACACAAATTGCAAAGCTATATAAATGCAACACTAATTGCGTGCACGTACCcatccaaggaaaaaaaaaaatttgcgtGCACGTAAAATTGATcaatacaataaattaaaagaaaaattatatgtcgataatattttaataatatttttataacaaatcttaagtggcaagttgttactggttattattattaggggcaaaaaagtaatcttggtgttaatttcaaatttgaaccaataacaactaaccacatgtaatttgttgtaaaaatattgtagatgtaaCATTTCtcgtattaaaaaaaaaaaaaacattaaaacgATATTGGCTTTGCGTCGGTTGTCTCTTACAAGTTATAACATACACCAACGCCTATAGAAAAAAGTGTACATCCCCGTGAGATCAACGGCCAATATCATCCCACCGAGAGCCCATCAAGCCATAATCAACCTTAGAAAAACTAGCCAAAGGAAAGTCAACTCAAGCAGCACTTAATAAAAAAGTGGTGgcccacataaatataaatatatatatatatatatagaatcatagatatataattaaaaaagaaagttgaTTTTGACTCTTCTCCCCCACAGCCTTACCCAAAAGAGCAATTTCTGTATCAGATCGACCCCGCTACCCAACCGaccctctttttttgtttttgtttttcctcctTCCAAATCCAATAGTCCACATCagactgaaaacaaaaacaaaacggCATAGTAACTACATTAATTATCGAATCGaaccctccaaaaaaaaaatcctcgtatctctctgtttttgttttcttttgggttTGATCGAAATGAAGGATGAAGATGGGCTTATTCCAACAACGACAGCGAAGAAAGAAACCTCGGATTCAAGTTTCTTCGGTAAAGGTCGGTACAAGTTCTGGGCATTGGCGGCGATTTTGTTGCTCGCATTTTGGTCCATGTTTACGGGAACCGTTACTCTTCGTTGGTCCGCTGGAAATCTCAACCGATTCACTGAAGACCTCGATAATTACATCCACGACGATCTCGATGTCCTCGTAAGccttctctctgactctctgtctttcttttcttttcttttttgtgtttggaattGGATCTTGGGTTCGATTTTGGTTGATGAAATTTGGagggtttggttttgggtttgtttttgttttgttataggaaatggaggagagagagaaggtggTGAAGCACATGTGGGATGTGTACACGAATAGCCGTCGGATCAGATTACCGAGGTTCTGGGAGGAAGCGTTTGAGGCTGCCTATGAGGATTTGACCAGTGATGTTGTTGGTGTTAGAGACGGTGCTATTGCTGAGATCGCTAAGATGTCTGTGCGCTCCATTGATCTTGATCCCACTCCCGTCCAATCAACGGTTCGTATTCCTTCTTTGACCTACTTCTTTAGAGCTTGATTTTTAGCTGAATTCAGATGCCACATTCGGGTTCTAATAGATTAATCGGTTTAATCTCAATTTGAAAACTTCTTTTGAACCTGTTGTTAGGTATGGAAACTTTCATTTTTGTGGTTGATtatgttatttaattaattgacaGTTTATTGTTTCTTTGGAACTTTGATTTTATGTCAATGCTGTATGTGTTTTATCTTAGCTTGAATGCTTGAAGATGTtttcccctttctctctccttttttcctGTTGGACTCCATCATTTATGTAGAATATCTGTCTAATCTAAGTTGGACTATTTTCTTTCAAGACTATGCATATGTATTTTTATGAAAAGTTTACTTAGCAACATAAcacaatcatgattttttttccccaatcaGCATTTTTATCCCTGTTTTTCTGGGTGGGGCAGGAGCATTGTTTTAAGGTTACGTGGGCAAACCAAGCTACGAAACTTGACATACTTGTTCTATTTGATAATAAGAGTGGTTAATACCGTTTTGGTGTAGGACTCTAAGAGAATAGAAGTTGTATAGGCACTTGGAACGCAGGATCTTTTACTGGGAAACTAATGGAAATAGTAGATACCATGATTAGGGGAAGAATAAACATATTATGGTACACAAGAGGCTAAGTGGGTGGATGAGAAATctaaagaaattatatatatgcaGTGTAAaggaagagattaaaaaaagaaaaaaaaaagtagggaaGTGCATCAAGAGTATTGTGTGATCATTGAATACCTAtcaagttaaaattttataagactGCGCCAACTATGCTTAATAGTGCTGAATGCTGGGCTGTTAAGATGcaacatatttataaaatgagTGTAGTTTAAATGAGAATGTTTTTTTGATTAGTTTAAATGAGAAAGTTAATATGGATAAGTGAAAATATACAAAAGGATAGGGTTTGAAATGATGAAATTTACTTATAGATAGGGGTGGCCAATATTGATAAAAGATGAGAGAGAGTCATTTTATCATGTTCATAGGAGAGTGATTAATACATCAATGAAAGAGAGTTGATTCAAGTTGGGGGAACGAAAAAAGCCGGAGAAAGACCAAAAATAGCAGTAGTAGTAGTAAAAAAGTGATACTTCAATCAAGGAAGTAACAGAGAACATGAATTAGGATAAAATAGAATGGCAGAAAAGTATACTTGTTGCCCCCAATAAATTTGGGACtaatattgtttctttataaGATAagtattcattaaagtgaaaaagaaagggGCACAAATCTAGCATAGTGGATGTATACAaagagaaacacacacacacacacacacaaaaaaaaaaaaaaggtacaagtTCAATGAATCTTAGAATTTTACTAAGAATGTTAAAACAATCAGTTGCTGGCATCCAATCGAAAAGCGATCTTAAGAACAGTAACTCAAACACTGTACTTGAAGTGGATGTTGGATATGGTGGGTATCAGACCAATCCATAACATTTATACACCTAACTAAATTAGTACTGAGAAGAAAGTTAGAATTGTTGGCATGTGGATGAGCACCTGTGTATCTGTTCTCTGCAATAATCCATTTTAAACATCATTGATAGGCTGGACCCCTAGATTTTTTGCTCTCAAATGGATCCATTACATGCTCACCAGGCTAGATTAAGGCCCTGGTACAAAGTCCTGAAATCaacattaatttttacaattttcaggtAGGAACTGTCTAtgatttatcatttattttctctttccctctaACTACTGGTTTTATCTGTTCTCTACAATAATCCATTTTAAACATCATTGATAAGCTGGGCCAGAAGATCCTAAATTTGTTAATCTCATATAGATCCATAACATGTTCACTGGGCTAGATTAAGGCCCTGGTACACGGTCTTAAAATCAACTTTAGTTTTCTACAATCTTCAAGTAAGAAacattcttaatttttcttctcttattttcTAAATAATGCACAGGCTCCTGCCACAAAAGAAATTGTTTGTTGTTTTCCATTGTTTTCAATTATCAATAGTCTAAAGGAAAATCTATGTTTCAAGGAATTGAGTGGGACAAGTTATCTGCCTATGTTGGTAAATCTACAGACCTTGCTGTTCAGTATGTAAGAGACTGATCACTGATGAACACATTGTATGAGTTCAAGTTCCTATCTGGGGTAATATAGGTTGGAGGAAGTTTCATACTGGCAATTTTTTTGGTCAATCTGtatctcttttttacttttcccTGGGTGTACAAAGATCATATTGACTGTCACAAAATTGAGGTAATTGATAAGGTGGGACATTCATCAACCAAAGATTCAAGATGGAGATAGAATTAGTCCTttggttttaaacttttttctATTGGGCATTTCTCAATGCTCTTGTTTTGTCTGTCTTAAATTTTCGTTTCATAGTTTCAAAAACTTAGGGATAAGTCATGCAATTCAATTTGAAATCTCAGGTGGTAAATGTGGTatgaaagccaaaaaaaaactctccgCTTTGTTAAAATTCATGGTGCTCTGATCTCTTTACCACTATGAATTACTAAAATGAAAACATAGGATTAGCCTTATGGACCATTATGTATTGGAGTTTATTTGGACTATAATGCAAGTAGGTACTTGCCTGCTTTCTTCAGTATGATGTGATGTGGATACAGATAACTTCTAGAATAGAAGGCCTCAAACATTTTCCCATCTTGAAAATATTTGGTGATATCAAGCTCTAAGCACAATTGTTATCTTCATGCAAAGCACGGCTATAGATTCTATGAGAATCTTGATTATTTACATTTActtgatttcaatacttgttgGGGTCTATTCTCTGCACTTGTGTTCCACATCTGCAAGTCACTCCGACAGCAGATGTGCTTTAATTATTGCCTCTAGAATTATCCTCAGATATCAATTATCGAACCTGATAAATGCCACCTATTTCGTGCAAATTTAGTTGCCACTGATATTTCTTGTGTACTTCCAAATCTGTGGGAGTTATTATGTAAAGAATGGCAATTTGTAGAGATGTGCAGTATCCCAAACTGTTTTTAAGATTGTTATAGGAAAGGAGTTCATTGATGAGGgtatcattttcatattttaattacTTCAGAATTCGTTCTTTTCATGAGACtcataaatgtcaaatttttttaccatgAAAACTAGATTGGAAATTATTATACTTTCACATCTTCACCTGTGCTATTTATCTGAGCCTGTGCTTCCTTCTCTCTTGCTATGCATTATGTATTGGAGCCAGACATGTACAGATTTATTAACGTGCTTTTTTCCTGTGTCTTTTCCTGTCTATATTGCCAGACTGCACGAGAATTGCATAAGAGTCTGAAGCGGGCAGAGAAAGGCAGGGAAGTAGTGACCTTGAAAGGTGGTCATCGATGATGCGAAGGATGTTGAGGGTGGAAGGATTCAGTCATTTAGATTACTCACAATTGATCGCGTGCTGCCCAAAGATTGTGAAGGGCAGTGATAGGTGAAATCATACTCGGTTCTTCTATGTATTTAATTAGGTtatttttcttccaaatttttgcagtcacaatattttcatgcGGGTAGTAAACTGAAACAACCTTTCAAGTAGATCAATCAAGTGAAGGGAATTTTTtatgagatatatttttataaatttataaattctaGTGAAAGAATTTTCGAAAATTTGTCTTGAGTAGGAGTTCCTTACCAGCATGGACAAGCATATATATTCAAGCTCTATGTCTTGAACCAAAATTATTCTAGATTGTGTCTCTGCTAGCTTTCAATTGAATATATTCCTCAATGTTAAGAGAAATTtttgttggaacttggaacaGATTCATTCCTCTTCTCTTGTATCATTTCATAAGTCCTAATCAGTGGGGCAGTGTTGCTGCAGCAGTataatcttgtattttttttttagttcaatttcCCAGCATTGATGTAAAAATCATAGGAAGCTGTGTTTTAGAGTGGAGGACCTTTGTGTAATACATGCGCTTGTCaggttccaacttccaagtaAAATGAACACATAGACAAGACAGACATTTACTTTCCCTTGTTAAGTTATTTACGAACTTGCTAATTCAATGTCATTTTACGGTGCAAAATGAGCTCTCCGTTTTTAGGATTTTGGTTTTCCATATGTGAAGAGTAATTCAAAATATCAGGCAATGAGAGTATATAGACCGATGCCAAACAAATCCATCATCCATTGTGGACCATGGACTGGCTGAAATCTTGATTCTcaggggaaaagaaaaaccctGAAATCTCAATGCAAATGATTTACAACATTAAAGTTCCTTGGCCTATCACatcatttgtttctttttcttttttaaaaacaatttgcaTATAACACATCTAATTTCCAAAGTAAAAGATAAGTATCATATCATGTGGGCGTCTATTTGGTTACCTTATATTTGAGAATGTATGTTTAATCTTTTAAAGCATTCTGGATGGACTTTTAatcattaaacaaaataaaaaagtgtagTGGGTAAAAATATGGTGGTATTGACTTTcctacaataaattttgttattttaaggAAGTTTCGCTAAAACTAAGTATATCATAAGATATCAGGAGGGTGTGCTCAGTAAAATGTACCTGAAAGGATTAGAGTGTATTCCTACAATAGAATTAAAGAAGGTGTACCTAGGAATGTCAAAGAGAGTCCTTAGTCTAGTGCACCTCGACCAAGTCAGAAGGGTACCTACAAAAGTCTGagagaatgttttagaaagtctCCTCAGCCAAAGGGAGTTCTCAGCCTAATTCACCTCGGTCAAGTTAGAAGGGGTACCTAGAAGGATCTGAAAGAGTGCTCCGAAAATTCTCCTCGGCCAAGGGAGTCCTTGGTCTAATGCACCTTAGCCAACTCAGAGGGACTAACTAAGAAAGTCTGGAAGAATGCTCCGAAGAGTCTCCTCGGCCAAAGGGAGATAATCCCTCAAAGGATCAAAGCTCTATGAGAATTAAAAAgaatgagtgagagagagagagagccccaTTTTCCAAATGATCtctcctccttttataatgaagATCTTTGCATGACTGGCCATGTGGTCAATTTAGGCTTAATATATGGAACATGTGTCACCATGCATAACTCTTTGGTATTACATGTGCCTAATTTTAATAGGTTGCatatacttaaagaaaattgtagTTGCAttcactttatttaaaaatgagacccctcccacacacacacacgtcaTATGCATTAACAGGTAGACTATAAGATCattatgtttcttttctttttttgagaagaataagATCATTCCCTTAAACGggtttaatatttcttttacaaaatcGTGAATTCTATCCAATATTTGTTGCATCTTTCCCAAACTATATGCATTTTATATAGTCGTGGGACCCTTATATTGTAACAGGGAGGTTGTATAGTTGCATGCATaatatatatcataattattgTGTTTGAAGGGTTGTTATTTGTTAGGATTGTGGGACTCAGATATTGCGATAGTGTTTGATAGATCGTTATTTGTTAGAGTTGTTAAAACTTCAATAGGGCTCCTTCTGGTGCTTCAGAAAATACAAGAAGATCCAAATAATCTCTTAATAATGCTAGTGCCACAACAAGTGACACAATTTTTGCTACAGCTCACCTGCATGATGAGTTATGAGTGGTAGAATTTTAAACCCACAAAGactcattattttctttcaatcaCTCAACTTAATATGCAAACAAGTTGTGGCAAAAGATATGTCACTTATTATTAGGTCAGTAAACAAGCCGAACTAAGCCGAGTATTGAAAGTTCAtgtttgttcatttaattttatttcaaatatgagtcaagctcaaactcaagctcatcaacaaacaaaattacaagTTCAAATTTGGTTCATTTACTTGTCAAGTAAGCTCAAGCTTATTCACGAATTACttgattaactttttttttttcctcctatatataataaaaccaTGACTTAAATGTTTTACTTCTTCACAATTCTATTAATTTTTACCACAAATGTAATGTTTATATTATGgataaactacaaataataattttatatcatataaaacaagttataaacttatataactaaatttcaagtctatataaatatatttttagacaaatatacatataaatatatagtattatatatagttaattCGAGTACTCTTGTTCACGAACACGTATTTAAGCTTAACTTGTTTAATAATCAAACATAAAGTTGAACTTAAGCTTAGCTTAATTACCATAAAAACGAACATAAACAAACATTTTCTCAAGCCAAGCTGTAAATGAAAAAGGAGGTCGACACCACACGGGCCATTAATTGGGTCTGGGGCGACTCACTGGTCACTACTTGACCCGATTAGCAAGTGGCCAAATCGGCCCCATAGCCGGGCCCCCATCCCTCCCGGGTCATTTTGGAGttcccccaaaacccaaacccaaacgaACCTCACTCATCACTTCCAAAAATGAAGTGCCCATACTGCCCGTCGGCGCAGGGGCGGTGCGCCACCACGAGCTCAGGCCGGTCGATAACGGAGTGCGCCTCCTGCGGCCACGTCATCGAGGAGCGTCAATCCCAGCCTCACCACTTCTTCCACCTCCGCTCCCAAGACAACCCTCTCTGCCTCGTCACCTCCGACCTCCCCTCCCATCTCGAAAACGACGAGAACGACCCGTTCGAGCCCACCGGGTTCATCACCGCCTTCTCTACCTGGTCCATCGAGCCCAACCCCCTCTTCCTCCGCTCCTCCATCTCCTTCTCCGGCCACCTCGCCGAGCTCGAGCGAACTCTCGAATCTTCTTCTTCGTCCTCTTCGTCGTCGACCGTCGTGGTCGATAATCTCAGGGCGTACATGCAGATTATCGACGTGGCGTCGATTCTCGGGTTGGAGTACGAGATATCGGACCACGCGTTTCAGCTATTTAGGGATTGTTGCTCCGCTACTTGTTTGAGGAATCGGAGCGTGGAGGCACTCGCCACTGCTGCGCTTGTCCAAGCCATTAGGGAGGCCCAAGAGCCCAGAACTCTCCaggtctctatttttctctccaTTATTACTGTTTCTCTGTTTAATCATGAGATATTCAATGAATCAAAGTCAAATTAACTATGTTTCAAGATTCTCACTGTATCAAtgttttgccttttatttacacttatttatttaaatgggttttctttttgataatttgctGGTTACAATTTGAACCTGGACGTATCCGTTGGAAAAAAAACAGGAGGTGTCAGTCGTGTTACGAGACTCTTggtttataaatagttttttcttaatCAAGTGACATAATAACACACAATGCCTCGAGAAAACATT contains:
- the LOC115995260 gene encoding uncharacterized protein LOC115995260 is translated as MKDEDGLIPTTTAKKETSDSSFFGKGRYKFWALAAILLLAFWSMFTGTVTLRWSAGNLNRFTEDLDNYIHDDLDVLEMEEREKVVKHMWDVYTNSRRIRLPRFWEEAFEAAYEDLTSDVVGVRDGAIAEIAKMSVRSIDLDPTPVQSTTARELHKSLKRAEKGREVVTLKGGHR